Proteins found in one Opitutaceae bacterium genomic segment:
- the mrdA gene encoding penicillin-binding protein 2: MGSHPQSTEHTTSGLEAHKGYDTRILFFYPVVALLILVLGGGLAYQQLIKSDVYHERERQQNQRRILMPGPRGNIYDREGRLLVGNRARFSVTLNLDELRKEFRREEILIRKNYRELGDKDLPNAGQIRQIARYTVVQRYLDQINATLGRTDKVEAGDLNRHFNQQLLLPFILIDDLKPEEYAKLVEQLPVRSPLQVYAASTRYYPYKSAAAHTLGYVLADDEVSISDFPGEELTTFKMRGTVGKDGLERRYNDTLKGQAGGTIYRVDPAGYRVEPPLHRRVPVQGDNITTSLDIDLQQAAEEAMGDEDSEGNAGAAVAIDVNTGEVLVLASSPNYDLNDFTPRLSNEKAKVIHESGAWSNRALQGLYPPGSSFKILTAIAGLHAGTTRVDSEVHCLGQLQVGNRMFPCHDRHAHGQIGLPQSISLSCNVFFYSQGLAMGADALANEAKRFQLDKPTGIELPFETRRMLVPSTEWKQKHFSQRWFPGDTANFSIGQGFLVVTPLQMATFIASVARNEIHTPPTLIHDPNRPKLKTESIGLTPQQRAALVDGMRQCTLTGTAKILSRVYKLDDLKIAGKTGTAQKAVYEDGKQKGIINFAWFICFAPYDNPKIAIAVVMEGDTLGEEYGGGLKAAPIAGSILQKYFEKEALRLRR; encoded by the coding sequence ATGGGTTCACATCCGCAATCCACCGAGCACACCACGAGTGGCCTTGAGGCGCACAAGGGGTACGACACGCGCATTCTCTTCTTCTATCCTGTCGTGGCCTTGTTGATTTTGGTCCTCGGTGGAGGTCTCGCGTACCAGCAGTTGATCAAGTCCGACGTTTACCACGAGCGCGAGCGCCAGCAGAACCAAAGGCGCATTCTGATGCCCGGCCCCCGGGGGAACATCTACGATCGCGAAGGGCGACTGCTCGTCGGGAACCGCGCCAGATTTTCCGTCACCCTCAATCTGGACGAGCTTCGCAAGGAGTTCCGTCGCGAGGAGATTCTCATTCGAAAAAATTACCGCGAGCTTGGTGACAAGGACCTCCCAAACGCAGGCCAGATCCGCCAGATCGCGCGTTACACCGTAGTCCAGCGCTACCTTGACCAGATAAACGCGACCCTTGGGAGAACCGACAAGGTGGAGGCGGGCGACTTGAATCGCCACTTCAATCAGCAGCTTCTTCTTCCGTTCATTTTGATCGATGACCTGAAGCCGGAGGAATATGCCAAGCTCGTCGAGCAATTGCCGGTCCGTTCGCCCCTGCAGGTTTATGCCGCCAGCACGCGCTATTATCCCTACAAGAGCGCGGCGGCGCACACGCTCGGCTACGTTTTGGCCGATGACGAGGTCTCCATTTCCGATTTCCCCGGCGAAGAGCTGACCACGTTCAAGATGCGCGGAACCGTCGGAAAGGATGGCCTCGAGCGGCGCTACAACGACACGCTCAAGGGACAGGCCGGCGGCACGATCTACCGCGTCGACCCGGCTGGTTATCGCGTGGAGCCTCCGCTTCACCGTCGCGTGCCCGTGCAGGGCGACAACATCACGACCTCCCTGGACATCGACCTGCAACAGGCGGCGGAAGAGGCGATGGGAGACGAGGACTCCGAGGGCAACGCTGGCGCAGCCGTCGCGATTGACGTCAACACAGGCGAGGTCCTCGTCCTTGCCTCCTCGCCCAACTATGACCTGAACGACTTCACGCCGCGCCTGAGCAACGAGAAGGCGAAGGTGATCCACGAATCAGGAGCCTGGTCCAACCGGGCCCTGCAAGGTCTTTATCCTCCCGGCTCATCGTTCAAGATTCTGACGGCGATCGCGGGCCTGCATGCCGGGACGACCCGCGTCGACAGCGAGGTGCATTGCCTTGGCCAACTGCAAGTGGGCAATCGGATGTTCCCCTGCCACGACCGCCATGCACACGGTCAGATTGGGCTGCCCCAATCAATTTCGCTCAGCTGCAACGTGTTCTTCTACAGCCAGGGACTGGCCATGGGTGCCGATGCGCTCGCCAACGAGGCAAAGCGTTTCCAACTGGATAAGCCAACGGGCATCGAGCTGCCGTTCGAAACCAGGCGCATGCTGGTGCCTTCGACGGAGTGGAAGCAGAAGCATTTCAGCCAGCGCTGGTTTCCAGGCGACACCGCCAATTTCTCAATTGGGCAGGGCTTCCTGGTGGTCACACCCCTGCAGATGGCGACCTTCATTGCCTCGGTTGCACGCAACGAGATTCACACCCCCCCCACGCTTATCCATGACCCAAACCGACCCAAGCTAAAGACGGAGTCCATCGGCCTCACTCCTCAGCAGCGTGCCGCCCTCGTTGACGGAATGCGTCAATGCACCCTCACCGGAACGGCCAAGATCCTGAGTCGCGTGTACAAGCTCGATGACCTGAAGATCGCAGGAAAAACTGGAACGGCGCAGAAAGCCGTGTACGAGGACGGAAAACAAAAGGGCATCATCAACTTCGCCTGGTTCATCTGCTTCGCGCCTTACGACAACCCGAAAATCGCAATCGCTGTGGTGATGGAAGGCGACACCCTGGGCGAAGAGTACGGCGGCGGACTCAAGGCCGCGCCGATCGCCGGGTCTATACTTCAGAAATACTTCGAAAAGGAAGCGCTGCGGCTACGGAGATAG
- the mreC gene encoding rod shape-determining protein MreC, with protein MRLDQARPFFVLAIAVAAWALVPAGAKRIARVSFFEFQAPLEVAPSAVRDLQEYWSLRTRSKDELIVAGQQLSRLNSAYEVSIQENAALRGEISRLEELLRLPPQPNYRAETARVARRDFTAWWQRLVIRKGSVHGIKVGAPVIFVGGVVGRVSETGLYTSVVELISNPSLRLAAAIEGDTRPINFQGGINAGMARPRGRVEFVPLDVFASPTAPLRLVTSGLGGVFPPGIVIGEITRLEPGPDGLFKSGEVLLDPRLLSVTEVTVLVPREVAPIAPLAPAAP; from the coding sequence TTGCGCCTAGACCAAGCCAGACCGTTCTTCGTCCTGGCCATCGCGGTCGCCGCATGGGCTCTCGTTCCTGCCGGCGCCAAGCGCATCGCCCGCGTCTCCTTTTTCGAGTTTCAGGCACCGCTGGAGGTGGCTCCCTCGGCGGTGCGCGACCTGCAGGAGTACTGGTCGCTGCGCACGAGGTCGAAGGATGAGTTGATTGTCGCCGGGCAACAACTGTCGCGACTGAATTCCGCCTACGAAGTTTCCATCCAGGAGAACGCGGCCCTGCGCGGGGAGATTTCGCGCCTTGAAGAGCTGCTGCGATTGCCCCCTCAGCCCAACTATCGCGCCGAGACCGCCCGCGTGGCGCGCCGTGATTTCACCGCCTGGTGGCAGCGTCTCGTCATCCGCAAGGGCTCGGTCCACGGCATCAAAGTCGGTGCACCGGTCATCTTCGTCGGAGGTGTGGTGGGCCGGGTGTCAGAGACAGGGCTATACACCTCGGTCGTCGAGCTCATCAGCAACCCGAGTCTCCGACTGGCAGCTGCCATCGAGGGTGACACCCGCCCGATTAACTTTCAGGGGGGTATCAACGCCGGCATGGCCCGCCCGCGAGGTCGGGTAGAGTTTGTGCCGCTCGACGTATTCGCGAGTCCCACCGCACCCCTGCGCCTGGTGACGTCCGGGCTTGGGGGCGTTTTCCCGCCAGGGATAGTCATCGGCGAGATCACGCGCCTGGAGCCGGGACCCGACGGCCTTTTCAAGTCGGGCGAAGTCCTCCTCGACCCGCGTCTCCTCTCGGTGACTGAAGTCACCGTCCTCGTGCCCCGGGAGGTAGCTCCGATCGCGCCCCTCGCCCCCGCCGCGCCATGA